Part of the Streptomyces sp. NBC_01264 genome, GTGCGCCACAGGAGCTTTTGGCAGAGCAGGGTCAGGACGCCGGCCAGCATGATGCCGAAGAGGTTCAGCAGGAGCTGCTCCGCCGAGCCCCACATCTGGGCGAACTCGCCGTAGCCGAGGGCCACGGCCGCGTTGGCGGCCGCCGGGACCGTGGTCACCGAGATCGCGACGCCGACCAGCGCGCCGGACTTCGCCGAGGTCAGGGAGAGCACCCCGGCCGCGCCGGCGAGCACCGCCACGACGAAGGAGAACAGGTCCGGCTGCCAGATGAAACTGGTGTTGGGCCGGGGCTTGTCCAGCATGCCGTGGTGGAACAGCCCGAGCGCGTCCATGACCAGGGTGAAGACGGTGGTCGCGACCATCGCGACGGCGAAGCCCACCAGCAGGGCGACCAGCGAGCGGGCGGCCAGCCGGGGGGTGCGCTGCACCAGGCCGGTGCAGACGCCGGCGAGCGGGCCGAACTCCGGGCCGACCGCCATCGCGCCCACGATCAGGATGGCGTTGTCGAGGACCACGCCGCAGGCGGCGATCATCGTCGCGATGATCATGAAGGCGCAGTAGGTGATGGTGAGGGTGGACTCCTCGTGGGTCGCCTCGCTCAACTGCTCCCACAGCACGGCGTCGGCCGCCTCGCCCGGGGCCTCCTCCTCGGCCCGGTCGGCGCGGTCCGAGAGGGAGAGGTCGATGTTCTCGACCGCGATCGAGCCGTCCTTGTCGATGCCGAGCGCGCGGAGCTCGTTCAGGAGCTCGTCGCCCGCCTCGCGCGCCACGTCGCACAGCACGATGTCGCCCGCCGGGATGCGGGCGGCTCCGGGCAGCACGGCCAGATGGGTGGTGCCGACCGTCCCCTCGACGATCCGGACCACGGCGTCGGTCCGGTCCGACGGAATGATCATCCGTAGATGCAGCATGGCCGCACCCTAGCCTCCGGCGGGCCCTGGTTTCCCGTGGCGCTTCCCGTGGTGCTTCCCGTGGCGCTCAGAGCTTGCGCAGGCTCAGCTTCTGCACCTTGTGGTCGGGTCCCTTGCGGACGACGAGGGTGGCGCGGCCGCGGGTGGGGGCCACGTTCTCCAGCAGGTTGGGCTTGTTGATGGTCCGCCACATCGTCTGCGCGTACTCCAGGGCCTCCTCCTCGGAGACCTGGGTGTACTTGCGGAAGTAGGAGAAGGGGTTCTGGAACGCCGTCGCGCGCAGCTTGCGGAACCGGTTGAGGTACCAGCGCTCGATGTCCTCGGGGCGGGCGTCCACGTACACGCTGAAGTCGAAGTAGTCGGCGAGGCCGACCCGGGTGCGGCCGTCCTTGCCGGGCAGGGCGGGCTGCAGGACGTTGAGCCCCTCGACGATCAGGATGTCGGGACGGCGCACGACGAGCCGCTCGTCGGGGACGATGTCGTAGATCAGGTGCGAGTAGACCGGCGCCGTGACCTCGTCCTTGCCCGCCTTGATGTCGGCGACGAAACGGGTCAGCGCGCGGCGGTCGTAGGACTCGGGGAAGCCCTTGCGGGCGGTCAGGCCGCGCCGCTCCAGCTCCTTCATCGGGTAGAGGAAGCCGTCGGTGGTGACCAGCTCCACGCGCGGGTGCTCCGGCCAGCGGGCCAGGAGCGCCTGGAGGAGACGGGCCACGGTGGACTTGCCCACGGCGACCGAGCCCGCGACCCCTATGACGAAGGGGGTGCCCGTCTGGGCGCCGTGGCCGTTGCCGGCGTCGCCGAGGAAGGTGTTGAGGGTGCCGCGCAGGTTGCTGGTCGCGCCGACGTACAGGTTCAGCAGGCGGGAGAGCGGCAGGTAGACGTCGCGGACCTCGTCGAGGTCGATGACGTCGCCCAGTCCCCGCAGCCGCTCGACCTCGTCGGCCGTCAGTGGGAGCGGGGTGCGCTCGCGCAGGGCGCTCCACTCGGCTCTGGTCAGGTCGACGTAGGGGGAGGCCTCGTGGCCCCGGCGGCGCGTGGGGTGCGCGGCGTGCTCGGGCTGCGCGGCGGGCTCGGGCTGCCGGGGCTGCTCGGGCTGCGTCGGCTGGTCCGATCCGTCGGGGCGCTCCGTTGCGCGGTCCGGCGTGCTTCGTGGCGGCGAAGAGATCACACGGCCATTGTCACGGGTCGCGGGCCGGTGTGGGTGGTGTGGTCGGTCACGTGGAGCGGGGTCTTATGGCCTGGGGTGGGTGGGGTTGTGCGGGGGGCGGTCTCGATTGGAGGGCCTTGCGGTCTCTTCGGCATCACGATGAGCGAAGCGAGCGGTTAATCGGTGGGGCGCTGTCACAGGGACCCCGTACGGTGTGGATCACCGCAGCTCAAGACGCCGATCCCGGAACCGGGGCGCCCCGGCGGGCTGCCTTTTTCCGATTTGTCCCGTGGGGGGAACCATCGTGCGCAACGCGCTGCTCCGCCGTACCGTCCTGTCTGCCTCCGCCGCGTCCCTGGTGCTGCTCGTCACCGCGTGCGGCGGTTCCGACAAGGCCGACGCGAAGCCGTCCGGACCGGCTTCCTCGTCCGCCTCCGCACCGGCCGCCAAGGGCAAGACCGACGCGGAGCTCACGCCCCTGCTGGTCTCCCAGGCCGACCTGACGGACCACGTCCTCAAGCCCATCTCGGCGGAGGACGCCAAGGGGGGCGAGGCCTCCACGAGCGACAAGCCCGAGTGCCTGCCGCTGGTCAAGGCCCAGTCCACGGCGGCCATCGGTACCGCCTCCGGCATCGCGCGGATCGCCGTCGTGGCCAAGGGCAAGGAGCCGGCCGCGGACGCCAGCCCCGAGGAGAAGCTGAAGGCCGCGATGGACGCCCTCAAGGCGACCGCCACCTCCGTCACCCTGCAGTCGTACGAGGGGAAGGGTGCGGCCGAGGCCTTCGGGCAGCTCAAGAGCGCGTCCGCGCCGTGCGCCGGCGGCTACACGGCCAACCAGGGGGGCGAGTCCGGCAAGATCAGCAAGGTGACCCCGGCGGCGCCCGTGGCCGGCGGTGACGAGGCCCTGGCCTACACCGTCGTGGGCGACGCCGACGGCGAGCCGTTCACGACCCAGCTGGTGGTCGTGCGCAAGGGCAACACCCTCGCCACCTTCTCCGCGATCAGCCTGGGCGGCGCGGCCGAGCAGCCGACCGCGGTCGTCGCCGCGCAGCTGAAGAAGCTCGGCTGACCCTTCGGCAGAACGCGCGACGGCCCCGCCCCGGCACATTCGCCGGGGCGGGGTTTTTCGTCCGGTTCAGGTACCGGGCAGACGGCCAACTACGGCGTACCCTGCGGCTTATGTGCGGAATCGTGGGTTACGTGGGAGCGCAGTCGGCGCTCGATGTGGTCATTGCCGGGCTCAAGCGGCTGGAGTACCGCGGCTACGACTCGGCGGGTGTCGCCGTGCTCGCCGACGGGGAACTCGCCGCCGTCAAGAAGGCCGGCAAGCTGGTCAATCTGGAGAAGGAGCTGGTCGGGCACCCGCTGCCGGCCGGTTCCACGGGGCTCGGACACACCCGGTGGGCCACCCATGGAGGGCCCACCGACGTCAACGCCCACCCGCACCTCGACAATTCGGGGCGCGTGGCCGTCGTGCACAACGGGATCATCGAGAACTTCGCCGCGCTGCGGGCCGAGCTCGCCGAGCGCGGGCACCGGCTGGAGTCCGAGACGGACACCGAGGTCGTGGCGCACCTGCTGGCCGAGCGGTTCGAGGGTGCCGGCGGGGACCTGGCGGAGGCGATGCGGCAGGTGTGCCGGCGGCTCGACGGGGCCTTCACACTGGTCGCCGTGCACGCGGACCAGCCGGACGTGGTGGTCGGTGCGCGCCGCAACTCCCCGCTCGTGGTCGGCGTCGGGGAGGGCGAGAACTTCCTCGCCTCCGACGTGGCCGCCTTCATCGCCCACACCCGGTCCGCGATCGAGCTGGGCCAGGACCAGGTCGTCGAGCTCCGCCAGGGCGGCGTCACCGTGACCAACTTCGACGGCACGGCCGCGGACGTGCGGGCGTACCACGTGGACTGGGACGCCTCCGCGGCCGAGAAGGGGGGCTACGACTACTTCATGCTCAAGGAGATCGCCGAGCAGCCGAAGGCCGTCGCCGACACCCTCCTGGGCCGGATCGACGCGAACGGCCTGCTCACCCTCGACGAGGTGCGCATCCCCGACTCGGTGCTGCGCGAGGTCGACAAGGTCGTGATCGTGGCGTGCGGTACGGCCTACCACGCGGGCATGATCGCGAAGCTGGCCATCGAGCACTGGACGCGGATCCCGTGCGAGACGGAGCTGGCCAGCGAGTTCCGCTACCGCGACCCGATCCTCGACCAGCGGACGCTGGTGATCGCGATCTCGCAGTCCGGCGAGACGATGGACACCCTGATGGCGCTGCGCCACGCCCGCGAGCAGGGCGCCAAGGTACTGGCGATCTGCAACACGAACGGCTCGACGATCCCGCGCGAGTCGGACGCCGTGCTGTACACGCACGCCGGGCCCGAGGTGGCCGTCGCCTCGACGAAGGCGTTCCTGACGCAGCTCGTGGCCTGCTACCTGGTCGCCCTCTACCTCGGCCAGGTCCGGGGCACGAAGTGGGGCGACGAGATCCGGTCCGTGATCCGGGAGCTGTCGGACATCGCCGCGGCGGTGGACACCGTACTGGAGACCATGGAGCCGGTACGGGAGCTGGCACGCTCGCTCGCGGACAAGAACACCGTGCTGTTCCTGGGGCGGCACGTCGGCTACCCGGTGGCGCTGGAGGGTGCGCTCAAGCTCAAGGAGCTGGCGTACATGCACGCCGAGGGCTTCGCGGCGGGCGAGCTCAAGCACGGGCCGATCGCGCTCATCGAGCAGGACCTGCCGGTCGTGGTCGTCGTACCGTCGCCGCGCGGGCGCTCGGTGCTGCACGACAAGATCGTGTCGAACATCCAGGAGATCCGGGCGCGCGGGGCGCGGACCATCGTGATCGCCGAGGAGGGGGACGAGGCGGTGGTCCCGTACGCCGACCACCTCATCCGCATTCCGGCCACCCCGACGCTGCTCCAGCCGCTCGTGGCCACCGTGCCGTTGCAGGTGTTCGCGTGCGAGCTGGCGACGGCGCGGGGGAACGAGGTGGACCAGCCGCGTAACCTCGCGAAGTCGGTGACTGTCGAGTAGTGGCGTAGTTGGAGCTGTTGTTGTGATTATCGGCGTCGGGATCGATGTGGCGGAGATCGAGCGGTTCGGCGCGGCGCTGGAGCGCACGCCGGGCCTGGCCGGGCGGCTGTTCCTCGACGCGGAGCTGACCCTGCCGGGCGGCGAGCGGCGCGGGACCGCCTCGCTCGCCGCCCGGTTCGCCGCCAAGGAAGCGCTGGCCAAGGCGCTCGGCGCGCCCGCCGGGCTGCTGTGGACCGACGCCGAGGTGTACGTGGAGGCCAGTGGGCAGCCGCGGCTGCGGGTGTCGGGGACGGTCGAGGCGCGGGCGCTGGCGCTGGGCGTGAAGTCCTGGCACATCTCGCTCAGCCACGACGCGGGCATCGCCTCCGCCGTGGTGATCGCCGAGGGCTAGGCCGTCTCTTTCGGATCTTGTCGGCCCGGCAAGATCCGAAAGAGACGGCCTAGGGCGCCTGGCAGCCTTCTTCGGGCAGGCTGGTGGCATGCGTACTGCTTACAGCGTGGAGACCGTACGGGCCGCCGAGCGCGAGCTGATGGCCCGGCTGCCCGAAGGCACCCTGATGCGGCGGGCGGCGGCCGGACTGGCCGCCGTGTGCGTGCGGTTGCTGCCCCGCGTGTACGGGGCCGGCGTGGTGCTGCTGGTCGGCCCGGGGGACAACGGCGGCGACACCCTCTTCGCGGGCGCGAAGCTGGCCCGGCGCGGGGCCGGGGTGACGGCCGTCGCGATGGATCCGGCCCGGGTGCACGCGGGCGGCCTGGCCGCGCTGCGGGCCGCCGGGGGGCGCCTGGAGGGGGCCGTGCCCGAGCGCGCCGACCTGGTGCTCGACGGGCTGGTCGGCATCGGCGGCCGGGGCGCGCTGCGGCCGGCCGCGGCCGCGCTGGTGGAACGGATCCCGGCGGGCGCGGTGGTGGTCGCGGTGGACCTGCCGAGCGGGGTGGACGCGGACACCGGGGAGGTGGCCGGAGCGGCCGTCACGGCGGACGTGACGGTGACCTTCGGGGCGTACAAGCCGGGGCTGCTGATCGACCCGGGTGCCTCGCGGGCCGGCGCCTTGCACCTGGTGGACATCGGGCTGGACCTCGGGACCCCCGAGATGGAGGCCCTGCAGCACGCAGACGTGGCGGGACTGCTGCCGGAGCCGACGGCGACGAGCGACAAGTACCGGCGCGGAGTCCTCGGGATCGTCGCCGGGTCCGCGCGCTACCCGGGCGCGGCGGTGCTCGCGGTGGCGGGGGCGCTGCGGGGCGGCGCGGGCGCGGTGCGCTACGTGGGGCCGCCCGCGGTGGCCGACGCCGTACTGGCCCGCTACCCGGAGACCCTGATCGGGGCCGGCCGGGTGCAGGCGTGGGTGGTCGGGCCGGGGCTGGGCGACGAGGGCGGCCCGGAGGCGCGGGAGGCGCTGTCGCAGCCGGTACCGGTGCTGGTGGACGCGGACGGGCTGCGCGGGCTGGACCCCGCCGAGCTGCGGGCCCGGGCGGCCCCGACCCTGCTGACCCCGCACGCGGGGGAGGCGGCGGCGCTGCTGGGGCTCTCGCGGGAGACGGTCGAGGCGGGGCGGCTGGAGGCCGTACGGGCGCTGGCGGAGCGGTACGGGGCGGTGGCGCTGCTGAAGGGGTCGACGACCCTGATCGCCCCGGCCGGGCCCGGTGCCGTCCGGGTGAACCCGACCGGGACCCCGTGGCTGGCCACCGCCGGGAGCGGGGACGTGCTGTCCGGGCTGGCCGGGTCCCTGCTGGCGGCCGGGCTGCCCGCCGTGGACGCCGGGGCGGTGGCGGCGTACCTCCACGGCCTGGCGGCCCGCCTCACCGGCGGCCCCCTCCTGGCCCACCAGGTCGCGGAAGCCCTGCCGCGGGCTTGGCGGGATGTCGCCGGCCGCTAGGCCGTCTCCGGTTCCGGTTCCGGCGCCGGGGCGCGGTGCTCCGTACCAAGGGTGCGTGCCCCCGGCGCGGGCTGGAGGAGAGTCCCCTACCCGCCCTTCGCCCGTTCCCCGTGGCTGCGCCCCGGACCCCCCGGGGGCTCCGCCCCCGGACCCCCGCGCCTCAAACGCCGGCGGGGCTGGGTTTGGCCAGTGGCGGCGGGGCTGATTTTGCCCGGCGTCGGGCGCCCCGTGCGGGCAGCGTGCCCATGCGGGGCCATCTGTGGGCAGTGCGCCCCGGCAGGGCCGGGCGGGGCAGGGGCCGGGCAGGGCCGGGGTCTGGCCCTGCCTGTTCGGCCCGGTGGGCGGGGCTCTGAGAGACTGTGGGGGATGAACGAGACAGCCGCGCGCGTGTACGCCGAGATCGATCTTGACGCCGTCCGGGCGAACGTACGGGCCCTGCGCGAGCGGGCGCCCCGTTCCGCACTGATGGCCGTCGTCAAGGCGGACGCCTACGGGCACGGGGCCGTGGCCTGCGCCAAGGCCGCCCAGGAGGCCGGTGCGAGCTGGCTGGGGACCGCCACGCCCGAGGAGGCCCTCGCGCTGCGCGCCGCCGGGCTCGAAGGGCCCGTGCTGTGCTGGCTGTGGACCCCCGGCGGGCCCTGGCGGGAGGCCGTCGAGGCCGGTATCGACGTGGCCGTCAGCGCGATGTGGGCCCTCGACGAGGTCCGGGAGGCCGCCCGCGCCGCCGGACTGACGGCCAGGATCCAGCTCAAGGCCGACACCGGCCTGGGCCGCAACGGCTGCCAGCCCGCCGACTGGGAGGAGCTGGTCACCGAGGCCGTCGCCGCCCAGTCCGAGGGGACCGTCCGCGTCACCGGCGTCTGGTCGCACTTCGCCTGCGCCGACGAGCCGGGCCACCCCTCCATCCAGCTCCAGCTGGCCGCCTTCCGCGACATGCTCGCGTACGCGGAGAAGGAGGGCGTCGAGCCCGAGGTCCGGCACATCGCCAACTCCCCGGCCACGCTCACCCTCCCGGAGTCCCACTTCGACCTCGTCCGCTGCGGCCTGGCCGTCTACGGGGTCTCGCCCGCGCCCGAGCTCGGCACCTCCGCCCAGCTCGGCCTGCGGCCCGCGATGGCGCTCAAGGCCTCCGTCGCGCTGGTCAAGACCGTGCCGGCCGGGCACGGGGTCAGCTACGGGCACCACCACGTCACCGAGCGGGAGACCGGCCTCGCGCTGATCCCCGCGGGCTACGCCGACGGAGTCCCGCGGCAGGCCTCCGGGCTCGGCCCGGTGCTCGTCGGCGGCCGGATCCGTACCGTCGCCGGGCGCGTCGCCATGGACCAGTTCGTGGTCGACCTGGACGGGGACGGGGATGACGTGCGCGTCGGCGACGAGGCCGTCCTCTTCGGGGACGCCGAGCGCGGTGAACCCACCGCCGAGGACTGGGCTCA contains:
- a CDS encoding DUF389 domain-containing protein, producing the protein MLHLRMIIPSDRTDAVVRIVEGTVGTTHLAVLPGAARIPAGDIVLCDVAREAGDELLNELRALGIDKDGSIAVENIDLSLSDRADRAEEEAPGEAADAVLWEQLSEATHEESTLTITYCAFMIIATMIAACGVVLDNAILIVGAMAVGPEFGPLAGVCTGLVQRTPRLAARSLVALLVGFAVAMVATTVFTLVMDALGLFHHGMLDKPRPNTSFIWQPDLFSFVVAVLAGAAGVLSLTSAKSGALVGVAISVTTVPAAANAAVALGYGEFAQMWGSAEQLLLNLFGIMLAGVLTLLCQKLLWRTQRGHWRRRTPAKA
- the coaA gene encoding type I pantothenate kinase, whose product is MISSPPRSTPDRATERPDGSDQPTQPEQPRQPEPAAQPEHAAHPTRRRGHEASPYVDLTRAEWSALRERTPLPLTADEVERLRGLGDVIDLDEVRDVYLPLSRLLNLYVGATSNLRGTLNTFLGDAGNGHGAQTGTPFVIGVAGSVAVGKSTVARLLQALLARWPEHPRVELVTTDGFLYPMKELERRGLTARKGFPESYDRRALTRFVADIKAGKDEVTAPVYSHLIYDIVPDERLVVRRPDILIVEGLNVLQPALPGKDGRTRVGLADYFDFSVYVDARPEDIERWYLNRFRKLRATAFQNPFSYFRKYTQVSEEEALEYAQTMWRTINKPNLLENVAPTRGRATLVVRKGPDHKVQKLSLRKL
- the glmS gene encoding glutamine--fructose-6-phosphate transaminase (isomerizing), which codes for MCGIVGYVGAQSALDVVIAGLKRLEYRGYDSAGVAVLADGELAAVKKAGKLVNLEKELVGHPLPAGSTGLGHTRWATHGGPTDVNAHPHLDNSGRVAVVHNGIIENFAALRAELAERGHRLESETDTEVVAHLLAERFEGAGGDLAEAMRQVCRRLDGAFTLVAVHADQPDVVVGARRNSPLVVGVGEGENFLASDVAAFIAHTRSAIELGQDQVVELRQGGVTVTNFDGTAADVRAYHVDWDASAAEKGGYDYFMLKEIAEQPKAVADTLLGRIDANGLLTLDEVRIPDSVLREVDKVVIVACGTAYHAGMIAKLAIEHWTRIPCETELASEFRYRDPILDQRTLVIAISQSGETMDTLMALRHAREQGAKVLAICNTNGSTIPRESDAVLYTHAGPEVAVASTKAFLTQLVACYLVALYLGQVRGTKWGDEIRSVIRELSDIAAAVDTVLETMEPVRELARSLADKNTVLFLGRHVGYPVALEGALKLKELAYMHAEGFAAGELKHGPIALIEQDLPVVVVVPSPRGRSVLHDKIVSNIQEIRARGARTIVIAEEGDEAVVPYADHLIRIPATPTLLQPLVATVPLQVFACELATARGNEVDQPRNLAKSVTVE
- a CDS encoding holo-ACP synthase encodes the protein MIIGVGIDVAEIERFGAALERTPGLAGRLFLDAELTLPGGERRGTASLAARFAAKEALAKALGAPAGLLWTDAEVYVEASGQPRLRVSGTVEARALALGVKSWHISLSHDAGIASAVVIAEG
- a CDS encoding NAD(P)H-hydrate dehydratase is translated as MRTAYSVETVRAAERELMARLPEGTLMRRAAAGLAAVCVRLLPRVYGAGVVLLVGPGDNGGDTLFAGAKLARRGAGVTAVAMDPARVHAGGLAALRAAGGRLEGAVPERADLVLDGLVGIGGRGALRPAAAALVERIPAGAVVVAVDLPSGVDADTGEVAGAAVTADVTVTFGAYKPGLLIDPGASRAGALHLVDIGLDLGTPEMEALQHADVAGLLPEPTATSDKYRRGVLGIVAGSARYPGAAVLAVAGALRGGAGAVRYVGPPAVADAVLARYPETLIGAGRVQAWVVGPGLGDEGGPEAREALSQPVPVLVDADGLRGLDPAELRARAAPTLLTPHAGEAAALLGLSRETVEAGRLEAVRALAERYGAVALLKGSTTLIAPAGPGAVRVNPTGTPWLATAGSGDVLSGLAGSLLAAGLPAVDAGAVAAYLHGLAARLTGGPLLAHQVAEALPRAWRDVAGR
- the alr gene encoding alanine racemase is translated as MNETAARVYAEIDLDAVRANVRALRERAPRSALMAVVKADAYGHGAVACAKAAQEAGASWLGTATPEEALALRAAGLEGPVLCWLWTPGGPWREAVEAGIDVAVSAMWALDEVREAARAAGLTARIQLKADTGLGRNGCQPADWEELVTEAVAAQSEGTVRVTGVWSHFACADEPGHPSIQLQLAAFRDMLAYAEKEGVEPEVRHIANSPATLTLPESHFDLVRCGLAVYGVSPAPELGTSAQLGLRPAMALKASVALVKTVPAGHGVSYGHHHVTERETGLALIPAGYADGVPRQASGLGPVLVGGRIRTVAGRVAMDQFVVDLDGDGDDVRVGDEAVLFGDAERGEPTAEDWAQAAHTIAYEIVTRIGGRVPRVYRGG